The window GTGTACCACCACTTGCAAAAGGAGACAGTTTATATCAACAAGGTATGCTACCTTACaataaatttacaaaaacaaatcgTCACATATACTAGCTATGTTTTTGTCTTAGATATTATGGATATCCACGTAGTTGTTAGTtctaaaaatatgaatatgataACTAAGTTACACATTCATGTGCACACTGCCCTCTTACTAGAAgtcaacacattttgttttgttatttgtcaGATGTATGTCGAGTCAAATCCTGAAACTTCAAAACATACGTCATTACGCATGTGTTAATCACTGGACCTAATTAATAACAACTGTCTTGTTCCTAGTCCTTGCTTCATTCCCACTCTGTGAACTGACAGAAGAAGACTTGACCCAGAATCCTCTATTCTGCAAACTGCTGGCAACGATGTCACAACATGTGGATCATACCGGCCTTACTGTCACCCTGAAAAGAGAGTTGGAGAAGGTATTACATATTTACACATGCTAGAATTTCTGTAAAGCTAGATTCCTTTAGTAAAAGCCCTGAGAgtgggtggaggctgggtgAAACGCTTTGTCTATTCTTAAATTCATAGACAAAGCGGTTGATGCAATGATTGGCCATCCATGATATTAATATCaaagtttaaaacattttaagtctATATAGTATTTttgatatttcattatttacGAATACTTGAGTGAAACATACTTTTGGTTGTAATGTCGTACAACAATTGAACTAAATTAATGAGTTATTTTCTTGTATATTATTAATGTATAAGTACAACAAATGAATGCATCATTTACATATTTTAGCTTGAAAGATTCTGGTACACCAAATAGTTAATTTTTCCCTGTCAGTAATAGCATAGAATATTTACTAATGTGAGTAATGATAACTTGTGTTATTAGACATGAATGTAGCTGTTTTTGATATCTAAGACAGTCGTACTCTAGACTACGatgtttgtgcatgttgtgtGAATGGCTTTGAAATGGCAGAGATTATGTTCTAATCCAGGCTGAGGTGGACCTGCAGACACAGAAGCTTGGCTGGCTGCGATCAGAGAGCCTGTACAGGTTACTGCAGGAGATGATCCAGGAGCACTGTATCAGAAAGCATCACTCCACTGTGCCCCTGGAGGATGAAACGGTACAATACATGACAAGAATTGGACGACCTGTGTAAACACTTTATAACCGGTTgtgtacagtgaggggaaaaaagtgtttGATCCCCTAgcgattttgtacatttgcccactgacaaagaaattatcagtctataattttaatggtaggtttatttgaacagtgagagacagaataacatttttaatttttaaaaaatccaggaaaatgcttgtaaaaaatgttataaattgattgccattttaatgagggaaatatgtattcaacccctttgaaaacatgacttagtacttggtggcaaaacccttgttggcaatcagaggtcagacgtttcttgtagttggccaccaggtttgcacacatgtCAGGAAGGATTTTGTCcaactcctctttgcagatcttttccaagtcattaaggtttcaaggctgacgtttggcaactcgaaccttcagctctctccacagattttctatgggatcagtgggcaaacgtacaaaatcagcacgGGATCAAATACATGTTTCCCCTCTCTGTAGGTGTCCCAACCTAAGACACCCTCTAAGAGTGGGCTTGTCCTTAGATCCGTGATGTGGGTTCGATTCTCGCAGACAGCAACAAATTGTCTGAACTCACCACTGTAAATTGCTACGGGAAAGAGCCTCAgcaaaattactaaaatgcaaaAGGTCTAAATGAACCTCCAGAGTTCTGGAAAAATTAAACCTGTTGAAGGGGGTGTTGATGCTTGGGTATAAATAGCTACCACTGAAACATGTATTCAGTGATGTTACAGCTGACCATTGCAGTGGAATGACTTCAGAATGTACACAAACATCCTGTATGCTAAGGTACCAGCAAAGGGCTCCAAAGTAATTGGAACCAACATTGTAATATCATTATTTTGATAGGTGAGGCTTATTTTATAATGTTCGGTAATAATTATGTTGTTTAGACTTATCTTCAATCTGGGGGTATCGTGATCCATATCGACctaaccatttagaaattacagcataTTTTACAAATAGTCTTCCTGTTTTAGGGTGCCAAAATTGGGACAGATTAACATTACATACAAGAAGGTAGTCCTGTTTAGTACTTGGTCCCAATTATTTTAAGTCTAGGGCCCATAGATATccagatgctgggtatcttctcAGAACTTTACTACTTCTCTCCACACTTTAACACCATATAACTTGTTAATCCATGTGttcatctgtccacaagaccatTTTCCAGAACTGTGCAGGCTCTAAGGTACTTATTAGAACATAGTGTTTGGTGGGTGGCCTAAAaagtacattctgcaaatggtGATTgctgacacatccacacctaactcctggagagtgttctcaTCTGtctgacagtgtttttttttaagtatttcttTTTGAATCAAGTATgaacattgacagctctcttgtggTGTCACTAAGGCTGCAAACAAATACACCTGCCTAGTAAGAAACAGTAATGAAGCCAGTTGTCCAAATGACCTTCGCAATAGACAAGCAAGCTATGTATAAAACATGCTGTAATTTCAAAATGGATAAAAATAGAACTGTGTTATTTCATTACTGTAACTTTAATTTTGATTTATCCCTGACAGTTCTATGAGACTCTGGAACAGTGTCTTGTGGTGGCCCAGTGTGTCAGGCAGCTGGATCCTAGCATCTCCACCAGCCAGGACCAACCACCTGTTCTTGGACTAAGTGCCCAAGAGATACTGGAGCTGATGCCACATGAGCAGGTTGGTACTTAAGCTCAGGCAGCAAAAGTTCTAATTGCAAGCAGTGGGTGGGTTTCTCTTTTAAGCTGTTATGGCTtcaaggtccagagttgagtttgaggaccAGAGGGTTTCACAGGAGTGTCTCTGTTCTCTTTTTGCCTTACCTGCACATGAATTCCATCTTAtcttttgtacttttttttaaacactccATTATGTaaagttaataaaaacacatgaacatttgaatgagtCAGGATTTTACATTCCAGCAATCTTTAGACACATTTCCAAATGgtttcaattattttgtaatattgtttgctatttattacatttttagcACCCTGGTGAGGCCAAGATGTTTTCTGGAATAAAtccttaaataaacaaaaatataattgactTTAATCTTGAGCTAGACTGGTTGCTTCTGGAATTTGGATATGTAATTTTAGGTTGTgcttcataaaaatatatatcagtCTATGTTTGCCAATTGCCTTCCTTTGTTGAATGGGTTCAGGTCAACAATACAAGATTGGATTTTATTACAGtggttaaaaaaagaatacatttaataGTATACCTTTATTTTTTGGCTTGAGAAACTGGGCTAGCCAGTGTCTAAATTACAGCTAGAAACAAATGATTGACCAAAAAGGGGGGCATCTTCCCCTAACATATTACTACTTTACTCAAAAACCTTTAGAAACAAAAATCTCTAAACAAGTGGATGAGTTATCTTAAGGTTTCCCTTCATCTGTAACTTTTATCTGTAACATCTTAACCTTTTCTAAATAACAAAAACTTTGATCAACTTACCTCAAAACAAATTTGATATAATTACCTAAAAATGTATAAGAAATAAAGGATATTTTTAGTTTATCATGTCTAGTggcagacaaagaaaaaaactgtgacattgtgttttttgaaGAATAATGAAGGGAGAATATTACCTCATGTCACTTTTGTCTATCAAATCAGTTTGGGTTTGCTTGCTTTTGACGTATGGTAACTCCTCTCACTGAATGAATGTTTTGGGCCTGTTCTTATCTCTCTGAACAGGATGTGTCgaaaatgaaacaaagactGCCCAGAGAACTACAAAAACATCTCAAGAAAAAGTGTTTCAGTCTCCTCTCATACTTTCAGCCTGAATGGGGTAAAATGACAccagatatattttttagaaataTAAGAATGTGGcatataacattttatgtatGAATGTGAGTGTCTTACAATGTAATGGACACATGGTCATTAGAAAATGTAGCAATATATGGCTTTATGGCGTGCCTGCAAGTGTGTGAGAAGTGTGAAACATACCACTTTTCTTCCTTGGACAGAGGATGAGAGTGAAGGTCTAAAAAACATGAAGCTGTCTCGCCTGTCTGGCCTCCTGGAGAGTCAAAGGAAAAGAGCAGAGAGTCTGAAGGAGAAGAGCCACGAGAACGCCGCCCTGCTTCAAAGGCAGACTCACTGCTACCTCTCTGTAAATAGACTTACTACAGTTTAATGTGATATATAGATGTTTCACAAGTTGCAATCTTCACCCATAATCATCTGTTCTGTCTCCAGGAGATGTTAGGTTGCATCCAGATTCTCCAGTCTCTCATCCTGGACCACAGGCTGAAAGCCCAGAAAGACCTAGATAGGAAAAAGATTGACTACTTTGAGGCCAAATGTGAGATCATCATACAGAAGATCAGGTGGGATAGTCCAGCGTGTGGTCATACCAACTGTACAGTGGGGTCTTGAAATGCACTTCACCCTTTAAGTGTTTTGGAGATTGTTTTTCATGCATGTTAATCAGCAATGGTCTGTCTTAGTTTCTCTTCCATCTTTGAAATATGTCTCTTCAAAAGCAGAGCCGAGATGTTAGAAATCCAGTTGGACACCTACACAGCAGACACAATATCAGCCCACAGAAAAATAAGGTGAGTCTACTGCCAAGCAATTTCCTCTCTAGGAGCTCCCAATGCCTGCTCCAGGGATATTCAACTGGTTTGCATGCTcttctaatcagggactgatcCTGGACATGCATAACCCCAGATCTGGGTATATACTAATGCATGAGATCatatctttaaaatgtatttttaaatataatttccaTTGTGAATTTACTCAACATTTTAACAAGCTATATAATCTTTGACCAGTTAAATTGAGTTAAAATCTTACAATTACATAAATCACTGTAATTGGTAACATTTTAGGAAGTGTAAAACAATTGTTGGAATATTATAACAGACTTAGATAATAGTCGAAATGCAGAAAGTACAAATTGGCTAAACAGACATTGTTTGCCCAAAATGTTGGGAGGGTGTGGCCTAattcaaaaacacaaaccaaaagATAAAACACAGTTTTAAATAGGACtttccaatcaatcaatcaaatgtatttataaagccctttttacaacaacagttgtcacaaagtgcttttacagagacacccggccttaaaccccaaggagcaaacaacagtagtgttgaatttcagtggctaggaaaaactccctaagaaggctgaattttaggaagaaaccaagagaggacccaggctcagaggggtgaccagtcctcttccgTCTGGCATATCACCCAGAATGAGCCAGCTGATTGATACCTGCAGTTTTAGCTGTAATATCAAaacaaacattgacattttctaTAAACTATCACACAACAGGTTAAAGAGGGTTCTATTTAACAGTTATGGGTTCCTAAAAACAATCTGAGGATGACACCCAAATAGTCTTTAATGCAACATTACAAGACAATTAACTATGTAAACAGATTCTAGAACAGATCACAACTGATTTGCAACTATTACTTCTAATTTTAATCAATGAAATGTGCTGTTCAGAAAGTGCCATTTTGTCTTTTCTGCCATGGCCATAAAGTTACACCTGCCTTTCCCAAttctaatatttttattgtgtctTAATTGCAGGGAGACACTAGAAACAGAGCTGAAGGCCTCCCAGATAGAGAAGCAGTCTGTGGAGTCCAAACTGTTGTCCTTTGAGATCTTTGGCAAGGAATTTGAAGCTCTGGCTGAGGAATATTCCAGGCTACGTCAGGAGATTGATACCAAGAGTTGGGCGCTAAAAGAGTTTTCTCAACACATAGACTAACTTCTGCTGCGTTATTGTAACAGTTGAGTCTTGTCCAAATGTTTCCATCATAACTGCTCGCTCCTTTAATTGCAACTCCATATCTTACAAACTCCATAATGGTTTTTTTCTTGTAATAAAATGCATGAGTAGCCGTCAGTGTCTTTAATGTGGTTCATTCTGATAATATTCCTTTAATACGAGTGAATAGGAGCTACATTCTAACTTAAGACATCGAGGTACCTGGCCCAGATGTAATACAGGATCTCAGTTGACACGAATTTGTCACTAACCCCCACGAGGGACCGTTTGCGCCCCTAGAGTTAAGATAGCGTGTTGCTTTACTGACTGATCCCAAATTGATGACGTGGTGCGGTTCGTCTACCGGACGAAAAGGATGGCCGATCAGAGCAGGCAAATCAAACTCGCCGCAGCCAAGAAGAAGGTAAAACGTTAAATTTAACATTACACAACGACTATAACAGGCATTTCATCCATTCTTCTTTTCTGCTTTGGAGTTGTCGGTACTTTCAGGTTTTAATGAACCCGTGTAATGTTGACATTCCACGTCCTCCGACCTGTCTgcagtagcccatcccagctcaCTTCCTGCTGTGGTTGTCATTGCGCACGAAATACCGAGGATTTGCTTGGGCCTAAATGAACCATTAATTACAAAGATTATGTGGACGATTTATACCGAGCAGGCACATCAAACGTTTGCTAATCTCTATGCATTAACGTTCTAGGATCTGGTCCGGTCTGATAGCTAGCCGTAGcgatttagctaacgttagctagttacCATGAATTTACATGTTGTTACGTTGGCCAGTCGGCCCAAGGGAATACGAATTAAGATACCGTTTGCCAGCTAGCCATCTCTATACAACCGTCAGAATGTATTATTGACAGTTGGGTAGTTTGCTAACATTACTTCATGTAGTTTGTTAACTGCTAGGAATTCTAACTGTCACGGaggcattaaaaaaataacttgcGTAGGGGGTTGAATGTCTGGCGTCAGAGTTCATGCAACCTAGTTGTTAAACTAATGGCCAGTCTAATGTTACATATTTCATTTGTCTAGTTAAATGTTTGCTTATCGAAT is drawn from Esox lucius isolate fEsoLuc1 chromosome 14, fEsoLuc1.pri, whole genome shotgun sequence and contains these coding sequences:
- the haus4 gene encoding HAUS augmin-like complex subunit 4 codes for the protein MIMSTHDDSSSVPPLAKGDSLYQQVLASFPLCELTEEDLTQNPLFCKLLATMSQHVDHTGLTVTLKRELEKAEVDLQTQKLGWLRSESLYRLLQEMIQEHCIRKHHSTVPLEDETFYETLEQCLVVAQCVRQLDPSISTSQDQPPVLGLSAQEILELMPHEQDVSKMKQRLPRELQKHLKKKCFSLLSYFQPEWEDESEGLKNMKLSRLSGLLESQRKRAESLKEKSHENAALLQRQTHCYLSEMLGCIQILQSLILDHRLKAQKDLDRKKIDYFEAKCEIIIQKIRAEMLEIQLDTYTADTISAHRKIRETLETELKASQIEKQSVESKLLSFEIFGKEFEALAEEYSRLRQEIDTKSWALKEFSQHID